Proteins encoded within one genomic window of Psilocybe cubensis strain MGC-MH-2018 chromosome 2, whole genome shotgun sequence:
- a CDS encoding Putative phosphatidate cytidylyltransferase, whose product MSAPKTIFASKTTFDALAVDSGEETEEEHLSDAENAQGSAPKEPVKPTKSAIKKAQRVARMEARQREKQNKAAARRKEASGASSDDTPADPKCLNPVVEEALIEPPVTGRTPELTFPTEAALQEKDSSNGPTFVSKESPTIEKEGSVAPKTSPALPIPKPKVGSRISENHISVASPPSNGSVSKSVPEKDGAVDSEQIKKRQNVLTRVIWTFIMIGGFIGLLLLGHTYMILLVMLCQTLVYREVTALFSLKTATPESRDVEPLKGRDPWSKTLNWYFFAVTNYFLYGESIIYYFKHVVFADANLLPFATNHRMISFTLYIIGFMGFVMSLKKGYLKQQFGLFCWVHMSLLLIVVSSHFIVNNILEGLIWFWVPASLVICNDCFAYIWGVTVGRTPLIKLSPKKTVEGFVGAFISTMIFSVFWGAYFMRFNYMICPVHDLGVSAWNSTQCTPNPVFVWKTWKLWQPLSSFLNSVTGHTVNTISYAPYQFHLLVLAGFASLVAPFGGFFASGFKRAFNIKDFGHSIPGHGGMTDRMDCQFLMGIFTYVYYSSLIRVHHVTVGGILQTIVSGLTVDQQLELINDLSRYLEGQGIVVS is encoded by the exons ATGTCCGCTCCCAAGACCATATTTGCGTCCAAGACTACGTTTGATGCCCTCGCTGTAGACTCTGGTGAGGAAACAGAAGAGGAGCATCTGTCTGATGCCGAAAACGCACAGGGGAG TGCGCCCAAGGAACCCGTTAAACCAACCAAATCCGCCATTAAAAAAGCTCAACGTGTTGCCCGTATGGAAGCGAGACAACGCGAAAAGCAAAACAAGGCAGCAGCAAGAAGGAAAGAGGCATCTGGAGCCAGCAGCGACGACACCCCAGCCGACCCGAAATGCCTAAACCCAGTTGTTGAGGAGGCTTTAATTGAGCCACCTGTGACTGGAAGAACCCCTGAGCTCACTTTTCCAACTGAGGCGGCCTTGCAGGAAAAAGACAGCTCTAATGGGCCGACTTTTGTTTCCAAAGAATCTCCAACCATTGAAAAGGAAGGATCTGTGGCGCCTAAGACGTCGCCTGCTTTACCTATTCCCAAACCGAAAGTGGGATCAAGAATCAGCGAAAATCACATCTCCGTCGCCTCACCACCTTCAAATGGGTCGGTATCCAAGTCTGTTCCAGAGAAAGATGGGGCCGTCGATTCAGagcaaatcaaaaaaaggcaaaatgTATTAACCCGTGTTATCTGGACGTTTATTATGATAGGTGGCTTCATAG GTCTCTTGTTGCTTGGCCACACTTATATGATCCTGTTGGTTATGCTTTGCCAGACTTTGGTCTACAGGGAGGTTACAGCTCTGTTTTCACTCAAAACAGCAACCCCGGAGTCGCGAGACGTGGAACCCTTGAAAGGAAGAGACCCCTGGAGCAAGACCCTTAACTGGTACTTCTTCGCTGTTACAAACTATTTCTTGTATGGAGAAAGCATCATCTACTATTTTAAG CATGTAGTGTTTGCAGATGCGAATCTTCTACCATTTGCCACAAATCATCGTATGATTAGCTTCACTCTATACATCATAGGTTTCATGGGTTTTGTGATGTCTTTGAAGAAAGGGTACCTCAAGCAGCAATTTGGCCTCTTCTGTTGGGTTCATATGAGTTTACTGTTGATTGTTGTTTCTAG TCATTTTATTGTCAACAATATCTTGGAGGGACTCATTTGGTTCTGGGTTCCCGCTTCGTTGGTGATCTGCAATGATTGTTTTGCCTATATTTGGGGCGTCACCGTTGGCCGTACCCCTCTGATCAAGCTTTCGCCGAAGAAGACGGTCGAAGGATTTGTCGGCGCGTTCATAAGCACTATGATTTTTTCCGTGTTTTGGGGTGCCTACTTCATGAGATTCAATTACATGATCTGCCCTGTGCACGACCTTGGCGTAAGCGCATGGAACTCAACTCAGTGCACACCAAACCCAGTGTTTGTATGGAAAACTTGGAAACTTTGGCAACCACTTTCATCGTTTCTGAATTCAGTG ACTGGTCACACCGTGAACACAATCTCATACGCTCCATATCAATTCCACTTGCTAGTGCTTGCGGGTTTCGCGTCTCTTGTAGCGCCGTTCGGAGGGTTCTTCGCCTCTGGGTTCAAACGTGCTTTCAATATTAAAGATTTTGGACATAGCATTCCAGGTCATGGTGGAATGACCGATCGTATGGATTGCCA GTTCTTGATGGGTATTTTTACCTATGTCTACTACAGCAGCCTCATTCGAGTGCACCATGTCACCGTAGGAGGGATTTTGCAAACAATCGTCAGCGGACTCACCGTCGATCAGCAATTGGAGCTTATCAACGACCTTTCGAGATACCTGGAGGGGCAAGGAATCGTTGTCTCATAA
- a CDS encoding DNA topoisomerase 1 produces the protein MAPAATIEYASNAPQPLQYPRLSKHHLLPSSDTPDYIRLILTSKVYEILKETPLVLATNLSAKLGNQIWLKREDMQEVFSFKIRGAYNFMANLSEEERWKGVITCSAGNHAQGVALSGSRLGIPCTIVMPQGTPDIKVRNVARLGAKVVLHGADFDEAKAECARLASVHGLIFVPPYDDPLVIAGQGTVGMEVLKQLPESEQLSAIFAAVGGGGLVAGISEYVKRIGNPNTKVIGVETVDGDAMARSLEKGDRVTLHEVGPFSDGTAVKIVGEEPFRICKQNLDSVVKADNDEICAAIKDIFEETRSVTEPAGALALAGLKHYIIENNLIGSQKKFVVVVSGANMNFDRLRFVAERAELGEGREALLSVDIPERPGSFIALHSIIHPRAVTEFIYRYNVSGDRAHVLLSFKLQSTSRQTEVRQILWSLNEADMKGFDISDDEMAKSHVRYMIGGCQKVPNERVFRFAFPERPGALRKFLLGIQKGWNISLFHYRNHGGDLGKVLAGIQVPDNESADFLAFLEKLDYAYVEETGNSVYKRFLQGLNLTLKNSVQGVGTPLLQSYSTTEVTVLLDHLPVPSFMPNSPMISDIEASTKATGSNGHESDSLMNGNHLHKDENHSMSDDDDLPLSQTTRTDATSLPPRNLKRKKPVYAESSSDDDIPLASSPAKPTKANGNVKPKKEPSNSDDNSSNLGNAPTKRRASNGRAKPARKKVKEESDASDKDNDAAPVPKARSTTRKRKPKVESDSEAETVTSKKAPTKSRRKKIKGEEDKSESETPKPKKARKTKKEEDDKSPVKTKGKKKQEKEEEPEEVFRWWDADPNGDGTIKWTTLEHNGVIFPPPYEPLPVNVKMRYNGQPVHLSVEAEEVAGFYAALLETDHARDATFNKNFFEDWKTVMKKHPPLDGTQITQFELCDFRPMYEHFEAEKAKKKAMTAEEKKAAKKARDEMEAKYTTCLLDGRKEKVGNFRVEPPGLFRGRGDHPKKGALKFRVRPEDITLNIGQNAPIPVPNMPGQWKAISHDNTVTWLANWTENINGNHKYVFLAAGSSLKGQSDMQKFEKARELKNHVERIRQNYEVDLKSKVMADRQRATAMYFIDKLALRAGNEKGEDEADTVGCCSLRCEHVTLESPNFIIFDFLGKDSIRYYNRVPVEAQVFKNIRIFKENKNDDDNLFDRVTTSSLNKHLTNEMKGLTAKVFRTFNASITFQRLLDAEDLKNATLQEKLNAYNSANREVAILCNHQRSAPKTHDQSMEKMRYKHRTFKYERMKLRHALFKLDPKYKKKPKYKDDESDLDDDWIAEHENNLKAKEIEKAEKKFAKENEKLVEEGAKPQKDSVLKGRIADIEEEFKQLAKERGTGKAAMKRERSAEKIEDAIDKLTDKIKSFKLQIDDRDAGKEVALGTSKINYLDPRITAAWCQIHDVPIEKIFSKTLVTKFPWAMEVEKEWKF, from the exons ATGGCCCCAGCTGCAACTATAGAATACGCTTCTAATGCTCCTCAGCCACTCCAATATCCTCGCTTGTCAAAACACCACCTACTTCCATCATCTGATACTCCAGATTACATTAGACTTATATTAACATCCAAGGTCTACGAGATCCTGAAGGAGACCCCGCTTGTCCTTGCTACAAACCTGAGCGCAAAACTCGGAAATCAGATATGGTTGAAGCGCGAAGATATGCAAGAGGTTTTTAGCTTCAAGATCCGGGGTGCCTATAATTTCATGGCCAATTTGTCCGAAGAAGAGCGATGGAAAGGTGTTATTACGTGTAGTGCTG GAAATCATGCTCAGGGTGTTGCTCTCTCTGGCTCTCGACTGGGAATCCCATGTACTATCGTAATGCCCCAAGGCACCCCTGACATCAAAGTGCGAAACGTTGCTCGACTTGGTGCCAAAGTCGTTTTGCACGGAGCCGACTTTGACGAAGCAAAGGCCGAATGCGCACGCTTAGCTTCAGTCCATGGCCTTATATTTGTTCCCCCATACGACGACCCATTGGTCATCGCTGGCCAAGGGACTGTTGGAATGGAAGTATTAAAACAATTGCCTGAGTCAGAACAACTTAGTGCAATATTTGCAGCTGTAGGAGGTGGAGGGCTGGTTGCTGGTATCAGTGAATACGTCAAAAGGATTGGAAATCCAAATACCAAAGTAATTGGTGTGGAGACTGTCGATGGGGATGCGATGgcaaggagtctggaaaaggGCGACAGAGTTACTCTTCACGAAGTTGGGCCCTTTAGCGATGGTACTGCGGTGAAAATTGTAGGAGAGGAGCCGTTTAGGATTTGCAAACAGAATCTTGACAGTGTGGTGAAAGCGGATAATGATGAGATATGTGCCGCTATAAAGGATATCTTCGAAG AGACGCGATCTGTAACTGAGCCTGCAGGAGCGTTAGCGCTTGCTGGTTTGAAACATTATATCATCGAAAATAATCTGATTGGTTCCCAAAAGAAgttcgttgttgttgtcagTGGGGCAAACATGAATTTCGACCGCCTACGTTTCGTGGCTGAACGAGCGGAATTAGGAGAAGGGCGAGAGGCCCTCCTTAGTGTCGATATTCCTGAGCGTCCAGGAAG TTTCATAGCCTTACATTCTATAATTCATCCTCGAGCCGTCACTGAATTCATATACCGTTATAACGTTTCTGGAGACAGGGCTCATGTCTTGTTATCCTTCAAACTTCAATCTACTTCGCGACAAACTGAAGTTCGTCAAATCCTATGGTCCCTCAATGAAGCGGATATGAAAGGGTTCGATATTAGCGACGACGAAATGGCGAAAAGTCACGTTAGGTACATGATCGGAGGCTGCCAAAAAGTTCCAAATGAGAGAGTATTCAGATTCG CCTTCCCGGAGCGCCCTGGAGCCCTTCGAAAATTCTTATTAGGAATACAAAAGGGATGGAACATCTCCTTGTTCCATTACAGAAATCACGGCGGAG ACTTGGGGAAGGTCCTTGCCGGAATTCAGGTCCCTGACAACGAATCAGCAGATTTTCTAGCCTTCTTAGAAAAACTTGACTACGCATATGTCGAAGAAACTGGCAATAGTGTCTACAAACGGTTTCTGCAAGG CTTGAATCTCACATTGAAGAATAGTGTTCAAGGTGTTGGGACGCCTTTGCTTCAGTCCTACTCGACAACTGAAGTCA CCGTTCTTTTAGACCACCTTCCTGTTCCTTCGTTCATGCCCAATTCACCAATGATTTCAGACATCGAAGCGTCAACCAAAGCAACAGGGTCAAACGGACATGAATCCGACTCTCTCATGAATGGAAACCATCTTCACAAGGATGAGAACCATAGTATgagcgatgatgatgacttgCCATTG TCCCAGACTACACGCACTGACGCCACGTCGCTTCCTCCTCGCAACCTAAAGAGAAAAAAGCCAGTTTATGCCGAGTCATCTAGTGATGATGATATCCCCCTTGCATCTTCACCAGCAAAGCCCACGAAAGCCAATGGGAACGTAAAGCCGAAGAAAGAGCCAAGTAATTCGGACGACAACTCATCCAACTTAGGGAACGCGCCCACGAAACGTCGAGCATCCAATGGCCGAGCTAAGCCTGCAAGAAAGAAGGTTAAAGAGGAGAGCGATGCAAGCGACAAAGATAATGACGCAGCGCCTGTGCCCAAGGCACGCTCTACTACTCGTAAGCGCAAGCCAAAGGTGGAAAGCGATTCAGAGGCCGAGACGGTGACATCCAAGAAGGCACCCACTAAGTCTAGGCGAAAGAAGATAAAGGGGGAAGAAGATAAATCAGAGTCAGAAAcgccaaagccaaagaaaGCGCGcaagacaaagaaagaagaggacgatAAATCACCTGTGAAGacgaaaggaaagaagaaacaagagaaagaagaggaacCTGAAGAGGTATTCCGATGGTGGGACGCAGATCCCAACGGCGATGGTACTATCAAATGGACTACTCTTGAACATAACGGAGTCATTTTTCCTCCACCGTATGAACCGTTGCCGGTTAACGTTAAGATGAGGTATAACG GGCAACCAGTCCACCTCTCTGTCGAGGCTGAGGAAGTTGCTGGTTTCTATGCAGCGCTATTGGAAACCGATCATGCTAGAGATGCAACTTTTAATAAGAACTTTTTTGAGGATTGGAAGACAGTCATGAAGAAGCATCCACCG CTAGATGGAACCCAGATCACACAATTTGAGCTTTGCGATTTCCGGCCTATGTATGAACATTTTGAGGCcgagaaagcaaaaaagaaggcTATGActgcagaagaaaagaaagccgCCAAGAAAGCCAGGGATGAAATGGAAGCGAAATATACTACTTGCCTCCTCGATGGACGCAAAGAGAAAGTGGGGAATTTCAGGGTTGAACCTCCAGGTTTGTTTAGAGGACGTGGAGATCACCCCAAGAAAGGGGCACTTAAA TTTCGTGTAAGACCCGAAGACATTACTCTTAACATTGGCCAAAATGCTCCTATTCCTGTACCCAATATGCCTGGCCAGTGGAAAGCAATCAGCCACGACAACACTGTTACTTGGTTGGCAAATTGGACAGAAAATATCAACGGCAATCACAAATATGTGTTCTTGGCTGCAGGTAGTTCACTGAAAGGCCAAAGCGACATGCAAAAGTTCGAAAAGGCCCGGGAACTGAAG AATCATGTTGAAAGGATACGACAAAATTACGAGGTTGATCTGAAGTCTAAAGTGATGGCTGATCGACAACGTGCGACTGCAATGTATTTTATCGACAAGCTCGCTCTTCGTGCTGGTAACGAGAAGGGTGAAGACGAGGCCGACACAGTCGGTTGTTGTTCGTTGCGCTGCGAGCATGTCACATTAGAATCCCCGAATTTCATTATATTCGATTTCCTGGGAAAGGATTCAATAAGGTACTACAACAGAGTCCCCGTCGAAGCACAGGTCTTCAAAAACATTCGAATCTTTAAGGAGAACAAGAATGACGATGATAATCTCTTCGACCGCGTAACG ACCAGCTCCCTCAACAAGCACCTCACCAATGAGATGAAGGGGTTGACAGCAAAAGTCTTCCGTACTTTCAATGCATCCATCACATTCCAAAGGCTTTTGGACGCAGAAGATCTTAAGAATGCCACTCTCCAGGAAAAGTTGAACGCCTACAATTCAGCAAATCGTGAGGTGGCTATTTTATGTAACCATCAACGTAGTGCACCTAAAACGCACGACCAATCAATGGAGAAAATGCGatacaag CATCGTACATTCAAATACGAGAGAATGAAGTTGCGGCATGCTCTTTTCAAGCTTGACCCAAAATACAAGAAAAAGCCTAAGTACAAAGATGACGAAAGCGACCTGGACGATGATTGGATAGCCGAACATGAGAATAACCTGAAGGCCAAAGAAATTGAGAAGGCGGAGAAAAAGTTCGCTAAAGAGAACGAAAAACTTGTGGAAGAGGGTGCTAAACCACAGAAGGATTCTGTCCTGAAAGGAAGAATCGCTgatattgaagaagaattcaAGCAGCTTGCCAAGGAGCGGGGCACTGGCAAAGCAGCTATGAAGCGTGAACGTTCTGCCGAAAAAATAGAGGATGCCATCGATAAACTTACTGACAAGATCAAGTCCTTCAAGCTGCAAATCGACGACCGAGATGCAGGTAAAGAGGTTGCGCTGGGAACAAG CAAAATCAATTACCTTGATCCACG CATCACTGCGGCCTGGTGCCAAATACATGATGTTCCTATCGAGAAAATCTTCTCCAAAACGCTGGTGACAAAGT TCCCTTGGGCAATGGAGGTGGAAAAGGAATGGAAGTTTTGA